A stretch of DNA from Lotus japonicus ecotype B-129 chromosome 4, LjGifu_v1.2:
ATGCAGttttattctttctttcttgttttctaTCTATTCCAAAGGAGAGAAAACTTTTCGAGAGTGTGTTTTCTTGGTTGCTCTTTGGTTTCTTATTGTTTTCTAGCCTTCCAAACACAGTGATAGTGTTTTTGACATTTTCTTTAGGCATGACCTTTTGAAAGTTTGGTTTGACATATAGTAACCTATTTAAATGTCTTTTTCACAATTATACTTTTACATTTTCTAACAAACATATAGGTAAAGATGCTATCAAAATAGACCtgacttattaaaaaaatttaaggtcTAAACTTATTTGTAAATATCATATTTTCACGTATGATTCGTTGAAAGTCTGGCTCTGCTTGAAACCTATTTAAATGTTAGTTTCATACTAACACATTTTACATGCATTTGCTAACAAATATAATATGTAAAGAGACTATCAAAGTTAAAAACTTACGAGTTAAACTAAACTATACTAAAAGAAATCTTTCTATGAACAAACTAACAATTTTAGAAGTTATTGGTCAGGAATGATAGTAAGATAGATGATGTTAGGAGTACAATCTTATAGCCTATCTAACAAACTAGTTTTAGGATCTTATAGcttatcctttttttttggttacagagTAACAATCCTACAGCCTGTCTaaaatcatattttatattaaagtaTCATAAATCTATCTGTAAATAGACTTACATCTTTAAATCATTATTATAAGTCAGTTTGCTTAAATTTataacaatataaaaataaatatataataacaaTATAGTAtaataaatttcaaatttaacaACAATCCcaatgataaaatatatttatactacgcacatttatttaaaattagctAGCTTATTAAACTTATAAGACTTTTAAATGATTTCAGCCTAGCCTTTATaattaaataagttttaaaaaaGCTTTTATGCATAACTTCATctatttatatatttctttAGTCCTCATATAGGCTAGGCCCCTACGAAGCCTATTCCACCTTAGTTTCCTCCCCCTTCCCCCTCGATCTCCGTATGTACATGCGTTCACATAATGGTTAAAACGATCATTGATTTTTTGGATGCATGATGTGAGTTgcacatagttttttttttttttgaaactgtgCACATAGTTGACTAtataatgaatttttttcaCAGTTATCCTCTGTAGGAGATCATTTTATTTGAATCGGGAACATTCACATCATATGGTGGAGCTACTTCTCCTAATAGGGTTTTTCTCATCCTAAAGACTTGAACCTGAGTCAATGCTTAATCAAGCATATTGTATGTCAAACAACCAATGGGATCTCACTCTGATCCATGTCAAACAACAAATTATCTCAAAAGGTTAAGCTATTGGGTGGTCAAAGCGGTGAGCGAGAACGACGAGGTGGATTGGACTGATGGAAGAAGAGGGTCTGCCAGCCATCTATTACCCATTTCATCGACCAGATTTCAGAAGTAGCAGATCACTTCCAGTCCCAGATCAGGGGTCTGTTTGGCCAAATAAGAAGGTTGCTGAACGTTTCGATGCAGAAATAGAGGAGGATTGAGAGGGCTTTTCGGTTTGGGTTCGTGAGGTACtcatccatggaaatggattcAATGGTGATCAACACATGTTCAAGGACTCTCTAATAGGGGGATCAATCCTTTCGGCGACGCTCGGGAAGTTTTCAAGAGAAGGGAGTTCTAGGCAAAGGGATAATGCTACATCTCCTCAGACTTTGTCGACCCTGAATTGTCAAGTTGGAGCTTGTTTTGCTGAAGAAGAATTGATGATCTATGGCCTCTCTCGGTTTTCTCCTAGCCAGGTATTCGTGACAACTCTCTTGTTCCCGAATCGTCACTTTATGTGGAGGCGGTGCGACATCTGCGTTTGGTTTTGAGGGGATCGAGAAGCTCCATTGAGGCTGGTTTGTTTCCCAAATTGGGGCTTGGCTCTATTGGGTCTGTCGACAATGATTGTCAGGGGTGCCTTGTCATTCTTCCTCTCCAGGGTGCGGTGGTGCCGACGCGGGTTCAGTGGCAGCTGAGGAAGCAGTGGTGACTGAGCGCTGGCAAAGAGGACAACCAAGGAAAGTCCCTGCATTAAGGAGGCAGTTGCAAGTAGAAGTTTCGATTGAAGAGGTTTCTGAGGTTATGATAGTTGAGGTCTCGTATGCTCAGAACTCTTCTTTGAATTGATTTTTCCTGAAGCCCGAGGTTACGTTGGTGATGAGAGCGCGCATGAACTACTTTATTGTCAAACAACTTCACACATTACCCTCCAGTAAGGGGAGGGAAGTGTGATCAAATTGAATAACATACACATGGGGCAATGGGTTTGGGTCGGAAATTAAATGGCTCTCCATAAAATATTTTCACAGTTGTTAAAGCCGAATCATATTGTCACCATATCCTTAATatacattaaaaaaatgaattattcatTCATAACCTTTACACGATCAGTACAAATAAATGTTTGATACGTACATGTACGCTCACCCTGGATCCAATCAATCAATTTGCTAAAAATCCTATTTGGCCGGGGGAAAGTTTGATCACTGAAATAGAAGAAGTGTTGGAGGGGTAACAAAATGGTGTATTGTAGATGACTTCATGAATTCATGAATTGGTTTTAGATTATTTTCAGCAACACTTGGTGAAGGTGAAGGGATGCTCATAGTGAGGTCAAGATTTAAATCTGGCAGTGCATATGACTCTTCTTCACCACATGCAACATTTGAGACTTCACTGTAATTAATATCAACATAATGGATTTTACTTGTCTCATTCTTGCTAATGATTTTCAAGTCAGAAGATTTTGAACTATCTGACATATTGGGTGGGTTTTGATTCACGGGAGGGATTTTGGGGGTTAAACGATGATTGTTTGGATCAATACCCTTGCTGATTAGCTTTCTTCTTAAATGAGAGTTCCAATAGTTCTTCACTTCATTGTCTGTACGTCCAGGCAATCTCCCAGCTATTAAGGACCACCTATAGAAATCAAtagaaaaaattgaattaaatttaatttggaTAACCAAAACAATGAATTATACGAGGTCCATTTAACCAAAACATTAAACTAATTCTCATGATCTCTAATATTTATTCTGTTATTTCCCCATATTCTCTCTTCTGATCACACTCATAGTCAGGTACCAAATAGCAaagcttcaaagttcaaacatacttttattttcttcatttttataaaTGCTGGAAGCTTTGCATATAATAATGGACCGAGAAAACCGTGCATGCATGGTACATATGAAAAGGATTTCTAAGCAAATTAGTTTAGCATATAAAAATTTACTGGCTGTTACATATAAAAGACATAGTTCTCGCTATGGTTATGATAAAATTCTCACCGGTTTCCTAGTAGAGCATGAAGCTTGATGATGagatcttcttcatcttcagcaAAGTTGCCCCTTTTAAGATCAGGCCGAAGATAGTTTATCCATCTCAGCCTGCAACTTTTACCGCATCGAAGTAAACCTAATCAACATGACCAAATTGGATTGGTAAATATATCGCACATAAATtcatatgatatatacacatatatatgATTGACAAAATGTAGGGTTACGTTGCGGGGACACCTGCAGCTTGAGGGAGTGTACGCCAACAAATCTTGCGGTTTTTCTTGATATAATCAATGAGTTTCTGGTCTTCTTGTTTGGACCAAGCTCCTTTGTTCATGTCTTTGATATCACAGCAATTAGGCTTCCTCATTTTTTTACTTAGGTTTGTTCAAAGGGGTATGTAGCTAGCTAGAAATGGAAGCATGGAAGAAGGAGGGATAATAAGAGCAAGAGTTAGAGAAAGTGAAGAAATGCAAAGGGATCGAGCGGGTGATGAGATCTCACAGGAAGCAATATATACTACTATGTTTCAAGTACGTTTCAGTGTTTGGATTAGTTTGAGAAAGATAAACGGTTGTTGACTTAGCGTGGACCGGTGGTTTCGCACCGCTCATACATACGTGACTGCATGGTACGTTTATGCGTGCGTGACTCACAACGCACATTCAGAGTTCAGAATCACGCATGCAGATAGATAGATAGCCAAATGGCCGAGAAACACTGTTAGGAAATGTGGAAATCTATTCAGGACAAAAGAGAACTACTTGACAGTTGACACTCGATCATTCAGTTACTTCCAATAAAAGGatatagaaaatgaaaagaaaaaggggTTGAGTAAATTAGTTTCAACACATAAAAATTATTCAGTAAATAACATATATTATATAAGTGTTAGTTGTAAAAAtatgattataagttgactaaTTTTCAACATGCTCAATCATTGAACGGCATAGAGAAATAggtttaaagaaaaaattagtatataaatatatatgctAAAAAAATAAGAAGGAAACACATTGAATCAGCCCATAGCGAATAtagaagagagaaaatatgatagATAGACCGAGTTATGTGTTTGGCACtccaaagtataaaaaaaaactagaaaaaaaaatgaatgaaaagtATTGTGTTATCGAAAGTCAAAAGGCATTGAGAAGATGACATACAATTGCTTTTAACGTGACTGGCAGTGCGGAGTTGTCTGAATTGGATCTAACTTTCCTTCAGGTTTTAATGCGCTACCTGTAGGATCCTCTTATTTCTACACTGTTcatttgaatttatttatttttggttaagAAACAGAAGAATTGAGAGAAAACAACTTTGAACTACTAGGTAGAGCGCCAATGTCATGTTGGGCAAGACAGCAAAGGCTCACCGCTAAGTAGGAGCACTGAGTGATCTCCCCAAGGAGAGTTACCCACAAATTGAGATTTTACGTACTAACCTCAGAGGAATTCGAACCCTCGATCTATAAGGACGAGAGAGTTAAACCCAGAATTTGAAGTTATTCAAGATGATATTTTGTATTTAGCTCTCTTtttcatatatatttaatttaagatGCGAGGTTTTCTAACTATATACAAATAGAAGAATAGATATACTTAATGGGTGTCCGTCGCAATAGTAAAAAGTGACTGTTTGAACTCGTAGATCGAAAGTTTAATTCTTAAGAATCTCACTGTTAAGGGGACCTTTAACCTTCACCACACGTCAATCGGAATTATGAGagtaaatttaataaaaaaatacatataaagTTTGTATAACAAAACCTAATTAATATATAAGTTAATAGCCGACGATCATATTTAAGGTGGATTATGAGAAGGCCTACGACTCAGTTAGATGAGACTTTCTCTTGTATATGCTTCGGCGGATGAATTTTTATGATAAATGGATAAACTGCATAAAAGGGTGCTTGGGTTCCAATTCGGTTTCGGTGCTAGTTAATGGAAGTCCCGGCCCGGAATTCAAGATGAGGAAATGACTTCGATAAGGGGATCCTTTATCACCTTTCCTCTTCCTGGTGGTAGCAGAAGGTCTTAATGGCCTTCTCAAGAAGGCGATTAATCTGGCCAAATTCACGGGATTCAAGCTCGGAATGAACTCAGATTTGGAAGTCTCGATGGTACAGTTTGCGGATGACACACTCTTCATTGGGGAGGCATCGACACAGAACTTCATGACCTTGAAGTGTATCTTGAGATGCTTTGAATTAGCCTCAGGCTTGAAGGTCAACTTTTCCAAGAGCAAACTGATAGGGATATCATTAGGGAATCAGAATTTGAGTAACTTTGCTACCACTCTTCATTGCTTAATTGGTGAGATTCCCTTTAAGTATCTTGGTCTTCCAGTTGGAGGCAATCCTAGAAGGGTGGCATTTTGGGAACCGGTGATTTCAAAGCTAAAGAAACGATTAGCTTCATGGAAGAACAAAGTGTTATCTTTTGGTGGAAGGATATGTTTAATAAAGAGTGTCCTATCATCAATCCcgcttttcttcctatcttttTACAAGGCTCTGATGCTCGTTATCGATACTTGCCATAAAATCATGAGAAGGTTTTTATGGGGTGGAGCTGATAATCACAACAAGACAGCATGGCTAAGTAGGGAAAGAATATGTAAACCAAAAGAAGAAGGAGGATTGGGGATCAAAGACATGGGTAGATTCAATAAAGCATTGGTGGGGAAATGGCGGTGGCGTTTCTTGATGGAGAAGGAGAGTCTATGGTGTAAAGTACTGTGTGCTAAGTACATCTGTTCAAAGCCCTCTAAAGCTTCTCTTTGGTGGCAAGACTTGAAGAATTTATGTTTTCCAGAAGGTAATGGCTTATGGTTCGAAAACCAGTTATGTCGGAGAGTAGGAGAAGGGAAAGAGACCCGATTCTGGTCAGATGTGTGGCTTAATAACCTGAAGTTTTCTGAGAGATATCCAAGGCTCTTTTCCTTATCAATTTAGAAGGATAGCAGCATTAAGGAAGTAGGCGGTTGGGAAAATGGTGTTTGGATGTGGCGCTTCTCATGGAGAAGGACCCTAAGGGACTGTGAAGTGGACCTCCTCAATCAGATGATGATCAACCTGCAACCGTTTGTGCCATTCCAGAATAGGGCTGATATATACCTGGGCGTGGTTAGCCAACCCAGAAGGATTCTTTACGGTTCAATCTGCTTATTTGTGCTTGCAAGAATCGGGAGGGGATTTGGGTGAGGATGAATTTAAGAACCTATGGTACATCCCTGCACCCTCAAATGCTTTGGCTTTCGCTTGGAAGGTCTTCCATGATAGACTTCAAACCCGCGACAATCTTAAGAAGAGAAATATTATCTCCCCCCAAGCAGATGCGCGATGCCCTCTTTGTGCATCCTTTGAGGAATCCTCATCCCATCTTCTCTTTTCGTGTTCTGTGGCATGGAGTGTTTGGATGGCCATTCTTAAGTGGCTCGGGCTTTCTACTGTGCTTACCAATACTGGAAAGGAACATTTCTTACAGTTTATGTACCCTTGGTATACGAAAACACAGAAACAAGGGGCATGGGTGGTGTGGATTACGGTTAGTTGGACACTCTGGAATCTTAGAAACAACATCATTTTCAGGTATGGTCAGCTGGTGTTTGATAAGGTGTTGGAGGATATTCAATTTAAATCCTGGAGCTGGctaaaaggaagaaagaaaggatTCCATTACAGCCTTTATGAATGGCAAGCTCAGCCTATGTTACTAATAAATTCCTTATGATTTGCTTgctgttctgggaatgaatcATCTCTTCTTGTTGGCAATGTAACTGCTATTGCTGGTATAATTTGACAGGTTACTGGTTAATTGATCTGCAATTTGCTTGCTGGTCCGGAGCTTAGATATATTCCTCTTCCTCCACATTGGTGTTACAAATACTGGTTTAAGCTGGTTTATGATGGTTGAAAAGTGCTGGTAATTTTGACAGCTATGACAGCTCATCACCAAGGGTCAATTAAGCTCTATTCTCGGCTGATATCTTATGTATGCTTTTATTTGGTTGAATTCACCCATTCCACTGGTGCTAAGGCTTAGTATTATGTGATATGTGGACAGTGGCCCCTTAGCCGTTTTCTAGCTGTTGTAGCTCCTTAGagagttatgtttttttttttccgttttttttttctttttctctcttgtaCATGGTTGGAGTACCCATTGTACTCCTTATTTATATCAtatttggcttatctaaaaaaaaaaaatagaaagttGGTAAAAAAAGTTAGTGAAAAGCCCCGGCCAATCCGTggtggtttttatttttatatattgaaattgtaagaatctaaaattttaaaaattcagtttcagtttcagtttttttttctttcagctTTAAAAATTCTTATCAACTATATATTCACAATAATCATCATTGTTAAAACATCTTCTAACAATATTACCTCGTAGTGATGGTGGATGATActtgtgatgatggtggtggtgaatgaGCTTGAGGTGAATATTACATGGTGGCAGCGGTAGCGACGTCAATGGTGGGTGGGCCATGGTAGTaaagggtggtggtgatggtgtggTGGAAGGTTGTGTTAACGGTGATGATGGTGTAATGTAGCAATGGTTGCGGTTGCGGTTGCGGCAatagtggcagtggtggagggtgggAGTGGTGGCTGTGGCGACgatagagggtggtggtgatagatgatggtggtggtaccaCAACAATGATGGAGATTGGGTGGTGATGTTGGTGGTGGTAGAGGAGGAGGGTAGTGATGGTGGGAATCACTACTAAGAAAAAGCAAATTAGCGAGGGGCGAAATTTGTCAGTAAATGGGGAAAATTCCTTCGCTAATAGTTTAGCGACAGAAGACAACCCGTCACAAAAGGGGCATCTCTAAAcaattagcgacggattttagAATCTGTCGCTGAAATATTTCCATTGCTTATACCATTCCGTTGCTAAGCtgtttttatttgaattattgCTGCTTACAACAAATTCATaatataaaaatgataaatattttatctattaatatgaaaataaatcaGAAATAAAACTACTCATAATTTGTAACATATATATCACTACCACCCATAATTCTTATAGTTAAAACTTGTAACAATATAAATTCTAATAAACTCTAAAAATAGTGTTGATTCTTATATACTCCGAGCACTTCTCAATGAATCAGTAGTTATTGACTCCAAATTTTTCTTCCTTGACTTCTCAGCTTCTCCAAAGAACTTAGTTTCTCAACTTCATGATTTGCCTCTTCATGACTTGCTACATGAGTAAAAGTGTCAGAAAAATTAACTTCATGTTACTAATTATAGGCTTCATCAACGAATCTTGCCTTAGATCTATTCTCAGAACCATATGAATTCAATTTGACTCTACAACTCCGCTTAACGCCAATCACCTTTTTGATTACTTGATCTGTCTTGAGATtgcaaattttgattttttttatcatatttttctcCTCCTGTATTGACCATTGTGCTTGCAAATTTTACATAACTCAAAGGTTGTAGGAATATTGCACATTTCATAACTTTCACCAAGATGTCTGGTTCCTCCAACTGAAAAATCAGCATTAACATCCAACTTAAGCAGTATATCATCTCAATATACTTGAGTACATGTTTGGAAATACTTCCACTTTTAAATTCCATTTACTAGTCAATCAGTAccagtttttatttgaatttaaaaaaaaattctgactATTGTTCTAGTCTTGACagctgcaattttttttttttttgaaaccgaCAGCTGCAATTTAAGCAAGCCGTAACTTGAGTTGTGCTTAATTGTCAGATTTGAGTGTCgtcatttttttgttaaaaactAACAGAGTAAACTTCAAA
This window harbors:
- the LOC130716037 gene encoding MYB-like transcription factor 4, with protein sequence MRKPNCCDIKDMNKGAWSKQEDQKLIDYIKKNRKICWRTLPQAAGLLRCGKSCRLRWINYLRPDLKRGNFAEDEEDLIIKLHALLGNRWSLIAGRLPGRTDNEVKNYWNSHLRRKLISKGIDPNNHRLTPKIPPVNQNPPNMSDSSKSSDLKIISKNETSKIHYVDINYSEVSNVACGEEESYALPDLNLDLTMSIPSPSPSVAENNLKPIHEFMKSSTIHHFVTPPTLLLFQ